A genomic window from Triticum urartu cultivar G1812 chromosome 7, Tu2.1, whole genome shotgun sequence includes:
- the LOC125522109 gene encoding peroxidase 39-like, translated as MAGAPLVLVMLVAAVGVVAAERGGGKLRQGYYEQSCPRAEQIVKDYVERQIPLEPSVAATLIRTHFHDCFVRGCDASVLLNATTGGGEAEKDAAPNLTLRGFDFLDHVKALVEQECPGVVSCADVLALASRDAVGVIGGPFWRVPTGRRDGRVSIKQEALDQLPAPTMNFTDLLASFRAKGLGVADLVWLSGAHTIGISHCNSFSERLYNFTGRSGPGDADPSLDAEYAANLRRTNCTTPTDNTTIVEMDPGSFLTFDLSYYHGLLKYQGLFQSDAALITDDAARADVESVAKSPPEVFFQVFARSMMRMGMIEVKTGSDGEIRRHCAVVNN; from the exons ATGGCGGGGGCACCTTTGGTTTTGGTGATGCTCGTGGCCGCGGTTGGTGTCGTCGCAGCGGAGCGGGGCGGCGGGAAGCTGCGGCAGGGGTACTACGAGCAGAGCTGCCCGCGGGCGGAGCAGATCGTGAAGGACTACGTTGAGCGGCAGATACCCCTGGAGCCCTCCGTCGCCGCCACTCTCATCCGCACCCACTTCCACGACTGCTTCGTCAGG GGGTGCGACGCGTCGGTGCTGCTGAACGCGACAaccggcggcggggaggcggagAAGGACGCGGCGCCCAACCTGACGCTGCGCGGCTTCGACTTCCTGGACCACGTCAAGGCTCTGGTCGAGCAGGAGTGCCCCGGCGTCGTCTCTTGTGCCGACGTCCTCGCGCTCGCATCACGCGACGCCGTCGGAGTCATC GGCGGGCCGTTCTGGCGTGTGCCGACGGGGCGGCGAGACGGCAGGGTGTCGATCAAGCAGGAGGCGCTGGACCAGCTCCCGGCGCCCACCATGAACTTCACCGACCTCCTCGCCTCCTTCCGCGCCAAGGGCCTCGGCGTCGCCGACCTCGTCTGGCTCTCAG GGGCGCACACCATCGGCATCTCGCACTGCAACTCCTTCAGCGAGCGGCTATACAACTTCACCGGCCGCAGTGGGCCAGGCGACGCAGACCCATCGTTGGACGCCGAGTATGCGGCCAACCTCCGTCGAACCAATTGCACCACTCCCACGGATAACACCACCATCGTGGAGATGGACCCTGGGAGCTTCCTCACCTTTGACCTCAGCTACTACCACGGCCTGCTCAAGTACCAGGGACTATTCCAGTCCGATGCCGCGCTCATCACCGACGACGCGGCGAGGGCTGACGTCGAGAGCGTGGCCAAGAGCCCGCCAGAGGTGTTCTTCCAGGTGTTCGCGCGGTCCATGATGAGAATGGGCATGATAGAAGTCAAGACCGGCAGTGACGGAGAGATCAGGCGGCATTGTGCCGTGGTCAACAACTAG